Part of the Vigna angularis cultivar LongXiaoDou No.4 chromosome 1, ASM1680809v1, whole genome shotgun sequence genome, CCTAACATCATCACGCCTCTCGCTTACCATTACCGAAAGGAGGAGAAGCTGTTCGTCACAGAGTACATGCCCAAAGGAAGCTTGTTATACGTCTTGCACGGTACCACCTTCATTTCTAactattcattttcattttcaaaaacatattggagtaatgaaaattatatgcatgcatgcatgcaagGTGATATATACAGTGATATGTATAATTAAAGGAGATTCGGTAAAATGTTTTTCAGGTGACAGAGGATCGAGTCATTCGGACCTGAACTGGCCAATCCGTTTGAAAATCGTGAAGGGAATAGCACGAGGGTTAGGGTTTCTGTATAAAGAATTTTCTAGCGAAGACCTGCCACATGGAAACCTGAAATCAAGCAATGTTCTGCTAACTGATAATTACGAAGCTCTCCTCGGAGATTTCGCCTTTCATCCTCTCATGAACCACAACTACGCCGTACAGACAATGTTTGCATACAAAACTCCAGATTACGTAACATACCAGCGTGTGACACAGAAAACCGACGTCTACTGCCTCGGAATCATCGTTCTTGAGGTGATCACCGGGAAATTCCCTTCTCAGTATCACAGCAATGGCAAGGGTGGCACTGACGTGGTGCAATGGGTGCTAACTGCAATCTCAGACAGAAGAGAGGCGGAATTGATCGATCCAGAGTTGAAGAGCAGTCACTCTAACTCCCTGAATCAAATGCTGCAACTTCTCCAAATAGGGGCTGCTTGCACGGAGAGCAACCCCGACCAACGACTTAACATGAAAGAAGCCATTAGGAGGATAGAGGAGGTTCAGGTTTAATGGTTGTTCTGTCAATATCTCTAGCTTAGTACAGAGTTGCCTTTTGTAGGTGAGATTGTGCAGGCCTAGGAAACATTGCTCTTCAGCTTCTTCACATATCCGACAACTAATGACTCTGTGCATGTGAtccaaacacacacacacacacacgctgGGTGAAAGAGAATGAAtgatgagagagagagaaaaaaaggcACGAGGGGGAGGAAAATCGGAGGCATATGCATGCATGGTGACATGTTTTTAATCAACTTTATCATGTCATGTATCTGAGTACAAATATTACGAAATAGGGCATAAATTGAAAGATGCTGAAGCTTGGAGTTTTGCCCATTTTTTTGTCCTTGTCAAGAAAGAGAAATGTCAAAGTCCAATGCCGTGCCTCTTTTCTGCTGATAGCAGCCCTTGTAAATTATATGCTATTCttataaaatgaaatcatttttTAGACAGCAGCATCCCCCCTGTATTATCACAATTTTGGGATTTaccacttcttttctttctcctataTCAAATCCAAGGGATTGCTTTTCATTTCTCCCCTTTCCTTTCTTCTTgtacatcttttttttttcttttaaagttagTTAATACAAGTTCCTTCCCAAATGTCTAATGTCCTAAGTTTTATccatatgtttttgtttatatgtttttattaccTCTTTTTGTGGTTACACACTTGTATATTACGCATGCAATTAATAAAGTGTCAATGGTTTTTTTTCCTGAAAATTAAAAAGTTCGAATACATATTACAATATAAAGATTACCCATGACTCTGTATCCATAATATAGTCATaacttacataatttttttttatttaaaacggCACGTGTTTGACCGAAGATGCATCTTCGATATCTGTGAGTGAAACCGTAACTATAATGAAGAATTATTTCAAACCCCATAAAGAATAATGGAATGTATGTTTACGAGCAATGCTTCAACGTTTAAATCAACAAGTTAGTCAAATAACgacaaaaagaaattatattatatgagACCTCTTATCGAAGTCCATCAAGAATAGGTTTTGATAGTCCTATCTTTTGGTTAATTATATGATCATATTAAGACTTGAgatattgtaattaaataatacattaaatatataataaaatacatttaacctAATTGTGatctttattttgatatattaattgttatgaAAAAGTGTAATAGTTCCATAGtcatgatataattattttgatatgtCATTACAACCAACTTGCAAGTCTAAGAtggataaattaaatatttctaaaataagaGTTATAAACAAATAACGACAAAAAAAACTACCACGAAGCACAATCATTAACCACCACCAACCACACAAATACACACCCGAAAATCATATAGAAATGTAAAGAGAATGAATGAAAGTCACAGAGTGAGTGAGAGGTGCAATAATATATGAAATCCATtgatataatatatgaaatcCGGTtacttttctaatatttttttcttttaaagtatAAGGGTATATTAGTCATTTTGGAGGTGTAAAAGGAAAGGATGGAGTTGCAATGAAGCATTATTTATCTCCCATCATTCTGTACTAAGGTGGAatgaaatcaaataataattcaaataataattcttGAAGCCTAAAGTTATAGACATGTTAAATAAAAACGAGCATAGTCTTTTATTCTCAATCTAGAATaccataaataaatttaattttgtttaaaaaactatgttcatattttcttaaaactttttttaacatatttatgaACAAGTTAAAActtctttcatatttatataaattcattttttattcttgtaattatacaatttgatttatatgaaaattttagttaTGTATATTTAATCCTTCAATTTActaaaattaagtaattttatttattcttaatatattattcaaatattagtatATTCAacagaataatatatatatatatattaaatttaattattgactTTCGTTATAAGTAGTTTATGTGAATAAgtaattgatattattattattatttatagacGTAAAAAATTTTAGACAAATAATtagatgataaattataagaaaaataatgttattaaaaaaaatctctaattaaaattttgtaagattAAAATTGCATTTCTAGAAAAGGTaagtaaatttcaaaactatgattttattattcttgGCAGATAGTTGGACACGTGGCACACATTTTCTCTGCTACGTGTCAATTCAAACTATTTTTGTCCTCTTTCAAACGAGAAAACCCATCTATCACTCCTTCATGCGTTTTCCAAACACACTGGTGGTGGCGAAATGTATCGAACGGCGGCGAAGCGGTTGTTGGGCGGTGCAAGGTACTACTACAATACCAACTATGGCCTCCGATGCCGGCCTCCTCAGAAGTTGGTACTCTCTTCGCGCTTTTTCACATCAGAGCCTCAACCATTTCCCGATCCACACTCTATCAACCGTGGCATTCCCGTCGTCACAACCACCGAAACCCCTAACTCTTTAGATTCAGCTTCTTCCAGTTCGTCAACGGATGAAGATGCCGCAAACCCTAAAGCCAACTACGAGGACCAACAAGCTCGCGTGCTTCAGGCCTCGCTCCCTTACGTCGTTCGTTTATTTATCCTATTCCTCTTCTTTTCAATTCCGTCCTCGTTCTACTATATTTTGATAATTCAGTTTTCCGAAACTCATATCCACGTGTTTGTTTCTTATCGTGTATATAAATTCCAAGGGTTTCTTCTGATTATAGCGACACGCCAAAGTGATTTTGAAATTGTGGCTTTTCAGATAAAGTTGGGATGGACCGAAGCAGCTCTAATTGCTGGAGCTAGGGATGTTGGCCTTTCCCCTTCTATAGTCGGATCTTTGACCAGGAAGGAAGCTGCACTGGTCGAGGTGCATTTTCCTGTATTTTATTCTTATCACATCTCACTCATTTTCACTTTCCTTTTGTGTGTGGTATTTGTCATAGTTTTTCTCTTGTTAGTGATTGTTATTAGTATTTTCTGATTATTAGATTTGGAGTAGTGTAGTAGAGTGGTGATATCCTGTTTGATTGTTGTGACTATTTTGAGCAGTCGTTTCCTGTGATGATTGAAGTTAGAGGTGTTTGTTAAATCTTCGTTAGTCATTGATGCTTTTAGGTGTTTAAAAGATGACTACAGCTGCTCTTGCTGTTGTTATTCTATGTCAGGTAGAATGCAGGATGGTACTGTCTTCTGTTGCTTCATAATGTTTCATGTTATTACGATGGgatttttaataattctttCAGTACCCCAATCACATTTTGAGTTGATGTTATGCTGCTAACCATCTTCTCTAACGCAATAGGAGAAAAGTGTTCCTCGCCAAGAAGGCAAGAACAATTTAAAAGCAGAAAATTTAGGAGTTGAGTTTGCTGTCTCCTGTTGCCTAAGTGATTTAGAAAATAGTTGAAAAGCTCAAAATTCGTATTTTTCTCTGTTAATATTCAAGtgactattttattttactttctttctgAGGTATAACGTGTCCAAAAGCATAGTGAATGTTTCATAATCTGTTTAATAATAGTTGTATACACTGTGATTGTCGATAATGTAATAATGGAAGAAAATTGTTCTtgcttttctgttttttttttttgtatgaaataAGTGGCTCATAATAATTACCAAGTTATATATCCCTTTTCCTCACTTTCATTTTGTGCATGTGTCTGCACATATTCTCACTCGCATCCTATCATTTTAAGACTTGACCATTTTTGAGCTACTATTTCAAGAGTTGTAGATCGTGTTTATTAGTATTTTCTGGGTTGCTGTATTCAGTTATGAGTTCCTAATGGATGAATTCTCgccaactttttaattatttttggtttGTTTTATTCAGATACTCCGGCTTGTTTATTATACTTGGTATAATTAAGTATAATAAGTTTAATGGGTTGCCACTATTAGTTTATAAGAAGTGACCATTTTTGTCTGCTGTTCTAAAACTTTTTTCAGTATTTCATGGATGACTGCTTACAAAGACTTGTCGATAAAATTGAGTCTGATGAgagtttaaaaaatttgacacCAAGTGATTGCATCTCTAAGCTTATCAGATTTCGATTAGAAATGCAAGCTCCATATATATCAACATGGCCTCATGCTCTTAGCATTCAGGTAGCCTAGTCCTTTTTCCCTGGTTAGAGGCTTACAAATATGAAGTGTAGATCTGAAAGAGTTTCTGggaaatattttctttacaGGCGCAACCTGCAAATGTTCCTACAAGTTTTAAGCAGAGAGCAGTTCTTGTGGATGAGATCTGGCATGCTGCGGGTGATAAGGCCTCTGACATTGATTGGTATGCCAAGCGCACTATCCTTGGAGGAATATACTCGACAACTGAGATTTATATGCTGACAGATAGCTCTCCTGGTTTGTTTTTCTTGACTTCCCTTTTAAAAAGACACAAGCATTCTTATAATTTGCCAAGCGCACTAGTGGTTTTCTATGATCATTCATTTGAGTCAACTTCTGGTTCTATGATTGTAACAACCATTTGTTTTCTTGAATCAAGACTTCTGTTTTCTCGAATCAAGACTTCTGTTTTCTCGAATCAAGACTTTTGTTTTCTCGAATCAAGACTCCCCTGTTTGCTTCCATGACAATTTATGAGGATTAATTTGATAACTTAactgttagaaaaaaaaaaagaattttatcGCCGTtccattcatattttttttggtgGCATCTGTACATTGAATAAATGGGGTTGAGACCCTGCTTATAGCTTGATGTGGTAAAGCTGTGACGACTTTTCTCAATTTTGGGGTTCGTTTTCTGGTAGATTTCCGCGATACGTGGGCTTTCTTGGATGCTCGAGTGAAAGATGCCTTTAATATAAAGAAAACCATTCAAGAGGTAATCCTCATATTGTTACAGTGATTGGTCcataagtttttcaaatttcaattatttcGAAATATTATGCTTGGTGAATTCCAGGATTCTCAGTCATCATAATTTTCAGGCACAGTCTTTGGCAGAAGCTGTCAGCGTCGGGCTGGGGAACTCCTTTCAAGGATTTTTCGGGAAAGGTTTCCAGAGATGAGTCATGGCGGGAAGATGTGCAGGTGGTAGGCACTTGTTCCTTGTTTCATCAAACAATGTTTCTGAGGCATTGATTCTCACTTGAAGGAGATGCTATATTTACACTAAACTTACCAcctaaaaaaaaagttatatgtcATGTACTTCAAATTTATATGCCGCCTTGGGCCCTTCACTCAAGGCTTGAGTTCCAGGGTCGTCACTGCTCACAAATTTTAGGCTTGTAAATAATCTCATCATTTCATAATTAAAGAATCTCCTTTCTCACCCAAAGAACTTTGCTTATTTCTGTGAACATTATTTAGGAAGTGTTTTGgctgataaataaaatttcatgttCAAGAATCATGAGTTCTGACTTTCTCGAGATCATTAAGTTTTGCTATTGGGTCAAAAAATTTCGTCAGATTGTTTACCCGTTTCCTGAATAGAAGATTTCCATATTTGGGTTTAACGTAACTTTTTGTGTATATACACACGAggaatatttcaattatattgATATAACTTAAtcttattatgattatttaagtaaaattttatcaagattaattaaatactttatatttttgaatatttgaaaaataatatattgtaccagttttaatttatttgcatgatatattaaatagttttaaattaatagaaacgtttaatttattaataattaaaaaaatataatctttctATTAAGTTACGTAAaatcttattattaatatttgacTGATCATATGAGGAAGATTTAAAAACTCGACTGGTAATCtttctatatttttcattcattattttatgctttatttatatgtaatgttaatttttagaatatgCTTTATTTAAGTGAAACCTGGAttgaattagattattatttttatcttatcgCGTTTTACTTATGATAAAATAGATTTTGGCCAAATTAactgatttataaaataataattatatttaaaaattaaaatattgtaataataataaagtattatattaattttcttaattattatagcttatatattaaattattatatataaaattaaagttagtTTCATTAATatgacttaaattttaaatattttattttatttttatttaaaaacattttttaccattttaaaatgaaacaaaatgatCGTTTACAgctaaattgaatttgaaagtTTACAACTCATTTTAAATACGTATCAgattaattctaaaaataataactcCATTAGAATTAGAATATAAACCTGACCACCTTTTTTACCATATCTAGTTGTTGGTATCATTATTTCTTGGATGCCTTCTTAGTGTAGCAAATCAATGAGTATGAATATCActcataaaatcaaatttaaaaaaaaaataaaactcctATTTTATTCAGTAACAAtcaatcaatatatttataagtttaactTTTGTTCATTTCTTATATAAACTTTATTCGGCAAAACTAGATTGTATATCAAGTAAAGGTTTATAAGACAAACTATTAAATTATAAGTATTCAATAGAGTTAGTtcttgaaataatttatgaatgcaaaataatataaacaaaaatatttgtataacttctatgcaaaaaaaaatattttttaaaattattatagttttttattttcctattaACTTATATTAGTATAAACTtgtttaaacattaaatattttattaaaatttaagataataaagtaaaaatagaaagaaaaaatatacatCAAACAATTTCAGTCGTATAAGTTATTATAAGTTATAACTAAATATCTATTGAAAGAGGCAGAAACATTTAGTGTCTGAGaatatcttaaataaaattatcttcagaagaaaaaaattattatacagGCTATAATTATGCCACAACTAATCTTCCTGTAATCACTGTCTGAATTTATGAAAGATTAATAACGTGTAATTTAGAATTGGTCAACATCAGGTGATCGTATAGGACTtagtaatttgttttaaaaaaaggaagattcagatgagacaTAAGCTTGCATATCCAATCCAATAAATTTATAGGctaatttaatatgtaaaaaactactttattttaagtttaatagtAATTTCGGTTCTTATATTTTACaaagtatataattttagtttctaaGTTTTTTGGTTCTTGAATTTCTTTAAAagcatttcttttttattatcataacttattttacttttagttaACTGCCTATAatctttttattacttttaacatGATACTGTGAGATTGGAGAACACGACTGATACTAAAGACTTGAACCAATGTAACTCATTCTGAttcaatgtatttttaaaattgaaagtt contains:
- the LOC108337085 gene encoding uncharacterized protein LOC108337085 — translated: MYRTAAKRLLGGARYYYNTNYGLRCRPPQKLVLSSRFFTSEPQPFPDPHSINRGIPVVTTTETPNSLDSASSSSSTDEDAANPKANYEDQQARVLQASLPYVIKLGWTEAALIAGARDVGLSPSIVGSLTRKEAALVEYFMDDCLQRLVDKIESDESLKNLTPSDCISKLIRFRLEMQAPYISTWPHALSIQAQPANVPTSFKQRAVLVDEIWHAAGDKASDIDWYAKRTILGGIYSTTEIYMLTDSSPDFRDTWAFLDARVKDAFNIKKTIQEAQSLAEAVSVGLGNSFQGFFGKGFQR